One stretch of Leptospira mtsangambouensis DNA includes these proteins:
- a CDS encoding MFS transporter, whose translation MSYAIGQLGWSTLINIIGLHQVYFYLPPAPKPGQECFPDLIEKMAFWGLSTIGVVAALGRLWDAFTDPIIANSSDRFSSRFGRRIPFLFLGGVPAAVFCWLIFVPPHNFISSTNLVWMTGCMLLFYLFLTVYVTPFFALIPELGHTPEERLNLSTYISVTYALGIIVASTEPMIAGALKSSFVFDGDSALQTLVSRQYALGILCTFAAICMYFPVFSIHEKTYCESEASSVPFKDAILLTFKNKNFLYFALSDLCYFLALTILTTGISYYVTVLLELEREFVTQLLTVMLLVSFAFYPVVNWIARRIGKKKTVLFGFYIFLLLFLSIYFVGKDSLPLPPHIQGYLIVAIAAVPIAILGILPNAILADIAELDSLKTGSKREGLFYAGRTFMQKLGQTLAVLIFSSVILLGLDRETKKNVSPNVTGILAPSVADPKSELKKNPEVEAKISMESTICKVEEVDAGGELGVRLTGPLASAFCLLAIFLFGKYKEDETLEEIAKIRGN comes from the coding sequence ATGAGTTATGCGATCGGCCAATTGGGTTGGTCCACTCTCATCAATATCATTGGTCTCCACCAAGTTTATTTTTATCTTCCACCCGCACCAAAACCAGGACAGGAATGTTTCCCTGACCTCATAGAAAAAATGGCCTTCTGGGGACTGTCCACCATTGGTGTTGTGGCAGCTCTTGGTCGTTTGTGGGATGCTTTTACTGATCCCATCATTGCCAATTCCTCGGACCGGTTTAGTTCTCGATTTGGACGTCGGATTCCCTTTCTATTTCTCGGAGGAGTGCCTGCAGCCGTCTTTTGTTGGCTGATTTTTGTTCCCCCACACAACTTTATCTCTTCCACCAACTTGGTTTGGATGACCGGTTGTATGCTTTTGTTTTATCTATTTTTAACAGTGTATGTCACTCCTTTCTTTGCTCTCATTCCAGAGCTTGGGCATACGCCGGAAGAGAGGTTGAATCTCTCTACATATATTTCAGTGACCTATGCATTGGGGATCATTGTGGCTTCAACAGAACCAATGATCGCAGGTGCTTTAAAATCCTCTTTTGTTTTTGATGGGGATAGTGCACTTCAAACCTTGGTGTCTCGTCAGTATGCTTTGGGAATCCTTTGTACGTTTGCGGCGATCTGTATGTATTTTCCCGTATTTTCGATTCATGAAAAAACCTATTGTGAATCGGAAGCCTCCAGTGTTCCTTTTAAAGATGCCATCCTCCTTACATTCAAAAATAAGAATTTTCTATACTTCGCTTTGTCGGATCTCTGTTATTTTTTAGCACTGACCATTCTTACCACAGGGATATCTTATTATGTAACAGTCCTTCTGGAACTGGAACGTGAATTTGTCACACAACTACTCACTGTGATGTTACTGGTTTCATTTGCTTTTTATCCTGTGGTCAACTGGATCGCAAGAAGGATCGGAAAGAAAAAAACAGTTCTATTTGGATTCTATATCTTTCTTTTACTCTTTCTTTCGATTTATTTTGTTGGGAAAGATTCTTTGCCATTACCACCGCATATTCAAGGTTATTTGATCGTTGCCATTGCAGCAGTTCCCATAGCAATTCTTGGGATCCTACCGAATGCCATCCTTGCTGATATTGCTGAACTTGATTCATTAAAAACAGGTTCGAAACGAGAGGGACTCTTTTATGCGGGAAGAACTTTTATGCAAAAGTTGGGTCAAACTTTGGCGGTTCTTATTTTTAGTAGTGTAATTCTTTTGGGACTTGATCGCGAAACAAAGAAAAATGTTTCACCAAATGTAACGGGGATCCTTGCACCGTCTGTAGCGGATCCAAAATCAGAATTGAAAAAAAATCCAGAAGTTGAGGCAAAAATAAGTATGGAATCTACCATTTGTAAAGTCGAAGAAGTAGACGCGGGAGGGGAGCTGGGTGTTCGTTTGACAGGTCCTCTTGCCTCTGCATTCTGTCTACTCGCCATCTTTCTCTTTGGAAAATACAAAGAAGATGAAACTTTAGAAGAGATTGCAAAGATACGTGGTAATTAA
- the bioB gene encoding biotin synthase BioB gives MIAEVQEKTVSSAPSLITEAEALEILEGKAPLLSVVARATEERNRYYTNRVRIHILDNIKNGYCPEDCGYCAQRKGGDSGIQEYSLKSPEEIWEDAKRAKDNGAYRFCMVTSGRGPTDNAVDRLAETISKINGELGMKVCLSAGILDAKKARTLKDAGLDRYNHNLNTSESKYNEICSTHTFKDRLTTLEAAREADIGLCSGIIVGMGEELKDLVQVAFELKRLGVISIPVNFFIPIKGHAIQKSSLTPEFCIRVLSMFRLVNPDSEIRIGAGREGHLGSLQSMALFVANSLFAEGYLNVKGSEMAQTMNLIRDCSMVPEFTEGVPEGWDEYESQFLYDEKNFPELYKHKK, from the coding sequence ATGATTGCAGAAGTTCAAGAAAAAACTGTTTCCTCCGCACCTTCCTTAATTACGGAAGCGGAAGCCCTAGAAATCCTAGAAGGAAAAGCCCCTTTGCTTTCGGTTGTCGCTCGTGCCACAGAAGAAAGAAATCGTTATTATACCAATCGTGTTCGCATTCATATATTAGATAATATCAAAAATGGTTATTGCCCTGAAGACTGCGGATACTGCGCACAAAGAAAGGGTGGAGATTCAGGAATCCAAGAATATTCACTTAAGTCTCCTGAAGAAATTTGGGAAGATGCCAAACGTGCCAAAGACAATGGTGCTTACCGATTTTGTATGGTGACTTCGGGACGTGGCCCCACTGACAATGCAGTGGATCGATTGGCAGAGACCATCTCCAAAATCAACGGCGAACTTGGGATGAAGGTTTGTTTGTCTGCGGGAATTTTGGACGCAAAAAAAGCTAGGACTTTAAAAGACGCAGGCCTTGACCGTTACAATCATAATCTCAATACATCTGAATCTAAATACAATGAAATCTGTTCTACACATACCTTCAAAGACCGACTAACAACACTTGAGGCGGCAAGAGAAGCGGATATCGGACTTTGTTCTGGGATCATTGTGGGAATGGGAGAAGAACTAAAAGACCTAGTCCAAGTTGCCTTTGAATTAAAACGACTTGGCGTGATATCTATCCCTGTTAACTTCTTTATTCCTATCAAAGGACATGCCATCCAGAAGTCGTCACTCACTCCTGAATTTTGTATTCGTGTATTGTCTATGTTTCGATTGGTCAATCCAGATTCAGAGATTCGAATTGGTGCCGGAAGAGAAGGTCATTTAGGTTCTTTACAATCAATGGCTCTTTTTGTAGCCAATTCATTGTTTGCTGAAGGATACTTAAACGTAAAAGGCAGTGAGATGGCCCAAACGATGAACTTGATTCGCGATTGTTCTATGGTTCCGGAATTTACAGAAGGAGTTCCAGAAGGATGGGATGAGTACGAGTCACAGTTCCTTTACGACGAGAAAAATTTTCCAGAACTCTATAAACATAAAAAGTAG
- the serB gene encoding phosphoserine phosphatase SerB → MNSLLLISRSSISDSILSKTFSDPSDASTDKTFAISNSQIFRAERFGLHCVRIVHSKSLNRDQVLTIRKNLEKYQIDFLSLGSLLPNHKESLFVFDMDSTVIKEEVIDELARKHGVYEAVATVTKQAMEGGMGFDEALRLRVKHLAGLSKESFREVYDLLTLNDGMEKVFQFVPAHGSKLGILSGGFTPVLKLFSEKYPVDFYRANGLEEVSGSFTGEIFGEIINREKKEIYLKQYAKDLSIPLEQVVAVGDGANDALMLNAAAIGIGIHAKQGLKDQITNWIDFTDLSALVFLFENSF, encoded by the coding sequence ATGAATTCACTACTTCTAATTTCTCGTTCCTCTATTTCTGATTCCATTCTTTCGAAAACCTTTTCCGATCCTTCCGACGCATCGACAGACAAAACTTTTGCGATCTCGAATTCTCAAATATTCCGTGCGGAACGTTTTGGATTGCACTGTGTTCGCATAGTACATAGTAAATCTCTGAACCGCGACCAAGTATTAACGATTCGAAAAAATTTAGAAAAATACCAAATTGATTTTTTATCTCTTGGTTCTTTGTTACCAAATCATAAAGAGTCTCTTTTTGTTTTTGATATGGATTCCACAGTCATCAAAGAAGAGGTCATTGATGAGCTTGCAAGAAAACACGGAGTGTATGAAGCCGTTGCCACTGTCACCAAACAAGCGATGGAAGGTGGAATGGGATTTGACGAAGCACTTCGTTTACGAGTGAAACACCTTGCGGGACTTTCCAAAGAAAGTTTTCGGGAAGTGTATGATCTTTTGACACTAAACGATGGAATGGAAAAAGTGTTTCAATTTGTTCCAGCACATGGATCAAAACTTGGAATCCTCAGTGGTGGTTTTACTCCCGTATTAAAACTATTTTCGGAAAAGTATCCTGTGGATTTTTATAGAGCCAATGGATTGGAAGAAGTAAGCGGAAGTTTTACCGGTGAAATTTTTGGTGAGATCATCAACCGAGAAAAAAAAGAAATCTATCTAAAACAGTATGCAAAAGACCTTTCGATTCCTTTAGAACAAGTGGTTGCCGTAGGAGATGGGGCAAACGATGCTTTGATGCTAAATGCTGCAGCGATCGGCATTGGTATTCACGCCAAACAAGGATTAAAAGACCAAATTACCAATTGGATCGATTTTACCGATCTATCGGCCTTAGTTTTTCTCTTTGAGAATTCTTTTTAA
- a CDS encoding DMT family transporter, giving the protein MSRIFTPELFLVIAAILWGGTFVVIKLALDSVPPFLFLAVRFWLAGIITLFLYRKTLFSKENRRWDYILPAFFVACSALLGYAFQTIGLVYTTATQSGFMTGAYVVFVPLLQIAIERRLPSGRTWVAVLIVVIGLFMISQNGKSYDEILGSMEFGFGDGLTLIGAFFFATYIILIDIFSKKIPTQILVSFEILLIAIVSTTLFPVESVFLKQKISVQFDMKFWIGIFYTSVFATIFTTQIQARYQKAVPPARAGLLYSLEPVFSFFLAYLVLGERLGTVGAIGSGLTLFGIVFSELGKWNQREE; this is encoded by the coding sequence ATGTCCAGGATCTTCACTCCGGAACTCTTTTTGGTGATTGCCGCCATTCTTTGGGGTGGAACCTTTGTGGTCATCAAACTTGCACTGGATTCGGTGCCTCCCTTCTTATTTTTAGCGGTTCGATTTTGGCTCGCTGGAATCATTACATTGTTTCTTTACCGAAAGACTTTATTCTCCAAGGAAAACCGTCGGTGGGACTACATTCTACCGGCTTTTTTTGTGGCATGTTCGGCTCTTTTGGGTTATGCCTTCCAAACCATCGGCCTTGTTTATACCACTGCCACGCAGTCTGGATTTATGACAGGAGCTTATGTTGTATTTGTTCCTTTGCTTCAAATTGCCATTGAACGTCGTCTGCCATCAGGACGAACTTGGGTTGCGGTTTTAATTGTAGTGATAGGGCTTTTTATGATTTCACAAAATGGGAAATCTTATGATGAAATTCTTGGGTCTATGGAATTTGGATTTGGTGATGGACTCACTCTCATTGGTGCTTTTTTCTTTGCGACTTATATTATACTCATTGATATTTTTAGTAAAAAAATTCCGACACAAATCCTTGTATCTTTTGAAATCCTTTTGATTGCGATTGTATCCACTACTTTGTTTCCAGTGGAATCAGTTTTTCTAAAACAAAAAATATCGGTTCAGTTTGATATGAAATTTTGGATTGGAATATTTTACACATCCGTTTTTGCTACGATTTTTACAACCCAGATCCAAGCTAGATACCAGAAGGCAGTTCCCCCAGCGAGGGCAGGTTTACTCTATAGTTTGGAGCCTGTATTTTCCTTCTTTCTCGCTTATTTAGTATTAGGTGAAAGGCTAGGTACTGTCGGAGCTATCGGTTCAGGCCTTACTCTTTTTGGAATTGTATTTTCTGAATTAGGAAAGTGGAACCAAAGAGAAGAATAA
- the bioA gene encoding adenosylmethionine--8-amino-7-oxononanoate transaminase, with the protein MKYNPLQTHTWVPLTIQEEGESLIDIVKAEGEFVTDSEGNQWIDAIASWWTMIFGHRHPKLVSALKTQIDELDHVMLAGHIHPAAEALSKSLLELTHFDFHKVFYSDNGSNAIEIALKLTIQYYQNHPDLKSRSEFLVFSNSYHGDSIGAMNVSGKNYFNRIFSELRFPTKEFPAPNCMNCPWGKNVNSCATECLNDLELSIKQNEYAGIVIEPLVFGANGMLFYDKKVLIKLRQLATQTNTILIFDEVFTGMGRLGEFFAYQVAGVKPDLLVMAKGLTGGMLPLGATLVSEFIYQQFLSKDPYHAFFHAHTMTGNPIACSVGYASVKLLQEDGRGLVKKLESSLQKRIEPFQKKLGKRIQNVRVFGGIFAFEYKETIAEDEYLNPIGKKIREKMREFRVLLRPLGRTIYITPPYTISEKSLDHIFLAMEETLLSFTDSD; encoded by the coding sequence ATGAAATATAATCCACTCCAAACTCATACATGGGTTCCTTTAACCATCCAAGAAGAAGGGGAATCTTTAATCGATATTGTAAAAGCTGAAGGGGAGTTCGTGACTGATTCCGAAGGGAACCAGTGGATTGATGCTATAGCCAGTTGGTGGACAATGATATTTGGTCATCGTCATCCTAAGTTAGTATCCGCACTTAAAACACAAATCGATGAACTAGATCATGTGATGCTTGCAGGTCATATCCATCCTGCGGCTGAAGCATTATCCAAATCTTTATTGGAACTAACTCATTTTGACTTTCACAAAGTGTTTTATTCAGATAACGGATCAAATGCGATAGAAATTGCTTTGAAACTTACAATCCAATACTATCAAAACCATCCAGATTTGAAATCAAGATCAGAGTTTCTCGTCTTTTCCAATTCCTATCATGGCGATAGCATTGGAGCCATGAATGTTTCAGGAAAAAATTATTTTAACCGAATTTTTTCTGAACTTAGATTCCCTACAAAAGAATTTCCTGCTCCCAATTGTATGAATTGCCCTTGGGGAAAAAATGTAAATAGTTGTGCGACGGAATGTTTAAACGATTTAGAACTTAGTATCAAACAAAACGAATATGCAGGAATTGTCATTGAACCATTGGTATTTGGCGCCAATGGAATGTTATTTTATGATAAAAAAGTATTAATCAAACTAAGACAACTGGCAACACAAACCAATACTATTCTTATTTTTGATGAAGTATTTACAGGAATGGGAAGGCTTGGGGAGTTTTTTGCTTACCAAGTGGCAGGAGTCAAACCAGACCTTTTGGTGATGGCAAAAGGACTAACAGGAGGAATGTTACCTCTTGGTGCCACCTTAGTTTCTGAATTCATTTATCAACAATTTTTATCAAAAGATCCTTACCATGCATTTTTTCATGCACATACTATGACTGGGAATCCGATAGCGTGTAGCGTTGGTTATGCGTCAGTCAAACTTTTACAAGAAGATGGTAGGGGCCTTGTCAAAAAACTCGAAAGTTCTTTGCAAAAACGAATAGAACCATTCCAAAAAAAATTAGGAAAACGAATCCAAAACGTTCGAGTGTTTGGTGGGATCTTTGCTTTTGAATACAAAGAAACCATAGCAGAGGATGAATATCTAAATCCCATCGGAAAAAAGATCCGTGAAAAAATGAGAGAATTTCGAGTTCTTTTGCGGCCTCTTGGTCGAACCATCTATATCACTCCTCCCTATACCATTTCAGAGAAATCCCTGGATCATATTTTTTTAGCGATGGAAGAGACCCTCCTTAGTTTTACTGATTCAGATTGA
- a CDS encoding cyclic nucleotide-binding domain-containing protein: protein MQLPLWKSILKRDENPITEISHFLRETAIFEGMSRRTLREVARLIHKRKYYAGETIFYQGQAGTGVYLILQGKVEIFSEREGVTLKLAELEKGAFFGELALFQDFPRSATAVALVDSILLGFFQPELKTLLETKPRVGNDLLLSFASIIADRLRKTNDTLEAAYFKSKKNKTK from the coding sequence ATGCAACTTCCCCTTTGGAAATCCATTCTCAAACGCGATGAAAACCCGATTACGGAGATTTCACATTTTTTACGTGAAACAGCTATCTTTGAAGGAATGTCTCGTCGGACATTACGAGAAGTTGCAAGGCTCATCCACAAACGCAAGTATTATGCAGGTGAAACTATTTTTTACCAAGGCCAAGCAGGAACAGGAGTGTATCTCATCTTACAAGGAAAGGTGGAAATTTTTTCAGAAAGAGAAGGAGTTACTCTAAAGCTCGCCGAACTTGAAAAAGGTGCTTTTTTTGGGGAACTCGCACTATTCCAAGATTTTCCAAGATCTGCAACTGCCGTGGCACTTGTTGATTCTATCCTACTTGGTTTTTTTCAACCTGAACTAAAAACACTATTAGAAACGAAACCAAGGGTAGGAAACGATCTGCTATTAAGTTTTGCATCGATCATTGCTGACAGACTCCGCAAAACAAACGATACACTAGAAGCAGCTTACTTCAAAAGCAAAAAAAATAAAACAAAATGA
- a CDS encoding GDSL-type esterase/lipase family protein: MAFALVLSVTDCKSSSKRDYFDTNFQCFAEPGWRDNSKFKEYIEVAWIPMRLLYAQENLKVKKTDIVFAGDSLVHLFLPDLMAKEFPGQSVTNRGIGGDMTETLLSRIEEDVLVLHPETIVIEIGGNDFREGKCLSLVQNNLLSIIQKIHTQNRNTKIILIAVPPTRVKELNQIVPVFNLFLNQVARTTKNVEYVEVWDMMRNSDLPTLREEFFRPNGDILHFNEKGYELWGKKLRPYLKK, translated from the coding sequence ATGGCTTTTGCCCTTGTTTTGAGTGTTACTGACTGTAAATCATCCTCAAAACGTGATTATTTCGATACCAATTTCCAATGTTTTGCTGAGCCTGGTTGGCGTGACAATTCCAAATTTAAAGAGTATATTGAGGTGGCATGGATCCCCATGCGGCTGTTATACGCACAAGAAAATTTAAAAGTCAAAAAAACTGATATTGTTTTTGCAGGTGATAGTTTGGTGCATTTGTTTTTGCCAGACTTAATGGCCAAAGAATTTCCCGGCCAGTCTGTCACCAATCGTGGGATTGGTGGTGATATGACAGAAACACTTCTTTCTCGAATCGAAGAAGATGTTCTTGTACTCCATCCAGAAACCATCGTCATCGAAATTGGTGGGAATGATTTTCGGGAAGGAAAGTGCCTTAGTTTGGTGCAAAACAATCTGCTCTCCATCATCCAGAAAATTCACACACAAAACAGAAATACAAAGATTATTCTCATTGCTGTTCCTCCCACAAGAGTGAAAGAACTCAACCAAATTGTCCCGGTATTTAATTTGTTTTTAAATCAAGTGGCTCGGACAACAAAAAATGTCGAATATGTCGAAGTTTGGGACATGATGAGAAATTCAGACCTTCCAACATTGAGAGAAGAGTTTTTCCGACCGAATGGGGACATTCTTCATTTTAATGAAAAAGGATATGAACTCTGGGGTAAAAAACTAAGACCTTATTTAAAAAAGTAA
- a CDS encoding AI-2E family transporter, which translates to MNLKEFNISSFILRTAFFGLIALTILIGVVGVKFLAIPLLISGIHFYIFHGIVDYFESRGVHRAITIIVIFTFLIAGAYWFLAFYLPNLFEKAQPIVSEWSVKMDDPNFQLLDFNKLPVVSQNPELWKKIIHPEEVAKMATSNLEEFLRSLVVMIPTFISWMIIIPIISFFLLLDANLIYKTVISFIPNRFFEMFLMVFYRMNQQITSYLKSLVIQCGIMAIVASIGFYIVGVKFFILFGVFLGVANSIPYLGPLVGAVPPILFSILFPEMSPSIGSIASVVVVAQLVDNAIVQPVVIANAVSLHPLAILIGIAVGGNFFGIFGMLLAIPVLSILKVTIGILYHALKEHQII; encoded by the coding sequence ATGAATCTAAAAGAATTTAATATATCCTCTTTTATTTTACGGACTGCGTTTTTTGGCCTGATTGCACTTACCATATTAATTGGAGTTGTTGGAGTAAAGTTCTTAGCGATTCCACTTTTGATTTCAGGAATCCATTTTTACATCTTTCATGGTATCGTAGACTACTTCGAATCGAGAGGAGTTCACAGAGCGATTACAATTATAGTTATATTCACGTTTTTAATCGCCGGTGCTTATTGGTTTTTGGCATTTTATCTGCCAAATCTTTTTGAAAAGGCACAACCCATTGTCTCCGAATGGTCTGTCAAAATGGATGATCCCAATTTTCAATTATTAGATTTTAATAAACTTCCAGTAGTCTCACAAAACCCTGAGTTATGGAAAAAGATCATTCACCCAGAAGAAGTTGCAAAAATGGCTACTTCCAACTTAGAAGAATTTTTACGTAGTCTTGTTGTGATGATTCCCACGTTCATTAGTTGGATGATCATCATCCCCATTATCAGTTTCTTTTTATTATTGGATGCAAACCTAATTTATAAAACAGTGATTAGTTTTATCCCCAATCGTTTTTTTGAAATGTTTCTAATGGTTTTTTATCGAATGAACCAACAGATTACTAGTTACTTAAAAAGTTTAGTCATCCAATGCGGAATTATGGCAATCGTTGCTTCGATTGGTTTTTATATTGTTGGAGTTAAGTTTTTTATTCTCTTTGGAGTGTTTTTGGGTGTTGCCAATTCCATTCCTTACTTAGGGCCTCTTGTGGGAGCTGTTCCACCCATTTTATTTTCCATTCTTTTCCCTGAGATGTCTCCATCGATTGGATCCATTGCTTCTGTTGTGGTGGTTGCTCAACTAGTAGACAACGCAATCGTACAACCGGTAGTCATTGCCAATGCGGTTTCTCTCCATCCTCTTGCGATACTCATTGGCATTGCAGTTGGGGGAAACTTTTTCGGGATCTTTGGGATGTTACTTGCAATTCCAGTTTTGTCCATTCTCAAAGTAACAATTGGAATTCTTTATCACGCACTCAAAGAACACCAAATCATTTGA
- the ung gene encoding uracil-DNA glycosylase translates to MKDVQIESGWKEVLRDEFEKPYFSNLREWVRDQYKSSTVFPPAKLIFNAFDSCPFDKVKVVILGQDPYHGPGQAHGLCFSVNDGVPFPPSLQNIFKEIADDLQKPIPKSGNLTHWANQGVLLLNATLTVQKDKAGSHQNKGWEEFTDAAIKILAEKKSNIVFLLWGSFAQKKEILIPPNKHLILKSAHPSPLSAYRGFLGNKHFSKTNEYLHSQGKEPIDW, encoded by the coding sequence ATGAAAGACGTACAAATTGAGTCGGGATGGAAAGAAGTCCTGAGAGATGAATTTGAAAAACCTTATTTTTCCAACTTACGCGAGTGGGTAAGAGATCAATATAAATCTTCTACTGTATTTCCTCCGGCAAAATTAATCTTCAATGCATTTGATTCTTGTCCTTTTGACAAAGTCAAAGTGGTGATCCTTGGCCAAGATCCTTACCATGGCCCTGGGCAAGCACATGGACTTTGTTTTTCCGTCAATGACGGAGTTCCCTTCCCACCATCCTTACAAAATATCTTTAAAGAAATCGCGGATGATTTGCAAAAACCCATTCCTAAATCAGGAAACTTAACTCATTGGGCAAACCAAGGTGTTCTTCTTCTGAATGCCACTCTGACTGTACAAAAAGACAAGGCAGGTTCTCACCAAAATAAAGGTTGGGAAGAATTTACGGATGCTGCGATCAAAATCCTTGCTGAGAAAAAATCCAATATTGTATTTTTATTATGGGGATCCTTCGCGCAGAAAAAAGAAATTTTAATCCCACCAAACAAACATTTGATTTTAAAATCGGCGCATCCTTCTCCTCTCTCTGCCTACAGAGGATTTTTAGGAAACAAACATTTTTCCAAAACAAACGAGTATTTACATTCACAAGGAAAAGAACCCATTGACTGGTAA
- the bioD gene encoding dethiobiotin synthase has product MGQAFYVAGTGTDVGKTFFSCLFMAKYAETYGFRYWKPIQTGAVSAGDTELVQKTTSLPDSYFLKPVYEFQTPASPHYASKQEGKILDPKFLLAALAKERKTNTLVEGAGGVFVPWTDDYLTIKGIGESNLPVVVIGSTELGTINHTLLTLDALTSRFVAVLGFYLVGPENSLQTDNAETIQRLGGAPCLGITNFPEQKLSPVDFISFANKEFDANRNVIDTLLNPDDEI; this is encoded by the coding sequence ATGGGCCAAGCTTTTTACGTTGCGGGGACAGGGACAGATGTCGGAAAAACTTTTTTCTCCTGCCTTTTTATGGCAAAATACGCAGAAACATATGGTTTTCGCTATTGGAAGCCCATCCAAACTGGTGCGGTTAGTGCTGGTGATACAGAATTGGTGCAGAAAACCACAAGTCTACCGGATTCCTATTTTCTAAAACCTGTGTACGAATTCCAAACACCCGCAAGTCCACATTATGCCTCCAAACAGGAAGGAAAAATATTAGATCCCAAGTTCCTTCTCGCGGCACTTGCCAAAGAAAGAAAAACCAATACCCTTGTCGAAGGGGCAGGTGGGGTTTTTGTTCCTTGGACCGATGACTACTTAACCATCAAAGGAATTGGAGAAAGTAACCTTCCAGTTGTGGTGATTGGATCCACTGAACTTGGCACTATCAATCATACCTTACTTACTTTGGATGCACTTACCAGTCGCTTTGTTGCGGTTCTTGGATTTTATTTAGTGGGCCCAGAAAATTCCTTACAAACCGATAACGCAGAAACTATACAGAGGTTAGGTGGTGCACCTTGTTTAGGCATTACCAATTTTCCGGAACAAAAGTTATCACCGGTTGATTTTATTTCTTTTGCAAACAAAGAGTTTGATGCCAATCGGAATGTCATTGATACCTTACTCAATCCAGACGATGAAATATAA